A genomic segment from Actinoplanes sichuanensis encodes:
- the proB gene encoding glutamate 5-kinase, whose translation MREVVTGARRIVVKVGSSSLTTATGGIDEQRVDALVDVLGSLATGGREVVLVSSGAIAAGLAPLQLRRRPRDLATQQAAASVGQGLLIARYTAGFARHGLTVGQVLLTVDDVTRRAHYRNAYRTLRKLLDLGALPIVNENDTVATEEIRFGDNDRLAALVAALADADLLVLLSDVDALYTGNPADPTSRRIPLVRDDTDLEGIAIGSAGRSGVGTGGMVTKVEAARIATGFGIPVVLTAAPLAGPALSGEEVGTLFEAADHRPAARLFWLAHATAPRGRLHLDEGAVAAIVARRKSLLPAGITAVDGSFAAGDPVDLIDAGSGTPVARGLVNYDAVELPALLGRSTPELAAALGPGYEREVVHRDDLVLL comes from the coding sequence GTGCGGGAAGTGGTGACCGGTGCGCGCCGGATCGTGGTCAAAGTGGGGTCGTCCTCGCTGACCACCGCGACGGGTGGCATCGACGAGCAACGGGTCGACGCCCTCGTCGACGTGCTGGGCTCGCTGGCGACTGGCGGGCGTGAGGTGGTTCTGGTGTCCAGCGGCGCGATCGCCGCCGGGCTCGCTCCACTCCAGCTGCGCCGGCGACCACGTGACCTGGCCACCCAGCAGGCGGCCGCCTCGGTCGGTCAGGGTCTGCTGATCGCGCGGTATACGGCCGGGTTCGCCCGTCACGGGCTCACGGTCGGACAGGTGCTGCTCACCGTGGACGACGTGACACGCCGGGCGCACTATCGGAACGCGTACCGGACGCTGCGCAAACTACTCGACCTGGGCGCCCTGCCGATCGTCAACGAGAACGACACGGTCGCCACCGAGGAGATCCGGTTCGGTGACAACGACCGGCTCGCCGCGCTGGTCGCCGCGCTCGCCGACGCCGATCTGCTGGTTCTGCTCTCCGATGTGGACGCGCTCTACACCGGCAATCCGGCCGACCCGACGTCCCGGCGGATCCCGCTGGTTCGCGACGACACCGACCTCGAAGGGATCGCGATCGGCTCGGCCGGGCGGTCCGGGGTGGGCACCGGCGGCATGGTGACGAAGGTGGAGGCGGCCCGGATAGCGACCGGTTTCGGCATCCCGGTGGTGCTGACCGCGGCCCCGCTGGCCGGGCCGGCGCTGTCCGGCGAGGAGGTCGGCACCCTCTTCGAGGCGGCCGACCATCGGCCGGCCGCGCGGCTCTTCTGGCTGGCCCACGCGACCGCGCCACGCGGTCGGCTGCACCTCGACGAGGGCGCGGTCGCGGCGATCGTGGCCCGACGCAAATCGCTGCTGCCGGCCGGCATCACCGCGGTCGACGGTTCGTTCGCCGCCGGCGATCCGGTGGATCTGATCGATGCCGGATCCGGTACGCCGGTGGCACGCGGCCTGGTCAACTACGACGCGGTCGAACTGCCCGCGCTGCTCGGGCGGTCCACTCCCGAGTTGGCCGCGGCACTGGGGCCGGGATATGAACGAGAGGTCGTCCACCGCGACGACCTGGTGCTGCTGTAG
- a CDS encoding MGMT family protein — MTPQEYVEEVLALVESIPAGRVMSYGAIADALADRSGRNSPRQVGRIMALHGGGIPWHRVCSGGGRLPPGHEARAKALLLAEGVPMRGDRVLMADAGWTPVIR, encoded by the coding sequence GTGACACCGCAGGAGTACGTCGAAGAGGTCCTGGCGCTGGTGGAGAGCATCCCGGCAGGGCGGGTGATGTCGTACGGCGCGATCGCCGACGCGCTGGCCGACCGGTCCGGCCGCAACTCGCCCCGGCAGGTCGGCCGGATCATGGCGTTGCACGGCGGGGGCATCCCGTGGCACCGGGTGTGCAGCGGTGGCGGCCGGCTCCCCCCGGGTCACGAGGCCCGAGCGAAGGCGCTGCTCCTGGCCGAGGGCGTGCCGATGCGCGGCGACCGGGTGCTGATGGCGGACGCCGGCTGGACGCCCGTCATTCGATGA